The Heyndrickxia acidicola sequence ATGAATCTATCCCAATCAGGGCGGCGGCTGTCATCATATTGCCCAGTGCAATATATGTTTGTTTGCTCGTCCAATCGAATAATGTTCTGTCACTTTCAAATAAATGAAGATCAGACTCTTGAAATTCTTTATAACGAGGTGTTATTCTAGCGATGACATCATCAGGTAATTTTTTCACTTTTTTATTTAGATGTTTTACATAATCAGAATCGTATCTTAGTCCTCTTCGTGCAAGAATTATCAGAAAATGACTTGCTGTAGGAAGTTGTCCTTGTGCTCCCCAGCTTACTTGTTTCATTTTTTCTCTTAATTGTTTATTTTGCACGACTAAGAACTTCCATGGCTCCCATCCGACTGAACTTGGAGATAGTCTGCCTGCTTCTAGTATGAATTGGAAATCTTCGTTAGAAATGTTTTTTATTGGGTCAAATTTTTTGGTTGCATGGCGGAATTGAAATGCATTGATAATTTCTTGTTTTTTTGTTGTTGTTTTATTCATCAAAATCACCTTTAATATTTGATTTGTCTTCTACTTCTCCTTTGTTTCCAATAATGAATCCAAAATGCAGCCAAATGAATCCACCGTGAAAGAATCCACCTCTGTAAGAAAAATAAAATAAAATAAAAATTCGTAGATTTTTCCGTACATTAAACAAGTTCGTGAATGGTTGTGCAATGAAGTAAAAAACGTTTTCGATGTAGTAATTTCTAAAAACATTTTAGTGTCCATGCTTCCAGTTAATAGCCTTTCCATATCATCTAATGTTGTTTCATCTAGATGCGGCCGAGCGGTCTTATTATCATCCTGTGAAAGATTTAACATTTTATAGATTCTGGCAGGAAAAAGAATAAGCCGAAAACATGAAAATCAAAAGACTTAAAAGAATAAAAGACAAAAAGGAGAGCAGCCAAAACGGCTGCTTTATACGTACAGCTAAAATTAATCTAAGATCGCATTACGGTGGAGACGGTGGAAAATGAACAATAACCTTTCCTGAAACAAAATTCTAAGCATATAGTACGATTGTTAAAAGTAAAAAGAAATCGTCCTTTTTTGGCCTCCCTTGGTTAAGTTATGCTTCAAAATCTTTAATTTTTGCATCCGGGCTTAATACTTTTTCTGGCACAAACTCTTCCAACGGTTTACCGTTTTTTACTTTTTTCACCCAATCACCATTCGCAAGGGCCCCCCGACCGATCGTTACTACATCAGCCTCTCCCTTTTCAATAATTTCTTGGGCTCTAGCAGGATCCTCCAAGTGCCCATTGGCTAATACAGGTAGGCCTCCGTATTTTTTTGCTAAGGCTGCGAGTGACGCTCCGTGATCACCAAAGGCTGATTCTGTGGCAACAGTTCCTTCACCTTTAGAGAAAGCAGGCTGCCATGCTTCATATTCTGTCACATGGATATAATCAAGCCCAGCACTACCTAATTGTCCAAAGATAATTTCCGCATCTTTTTCTTTCCCAGCCCACTTATGCTGGTAGTCGTTGACTTTTCCTTGCGAAATACGGATGCCAATTGTAAATTCGTTACCGACTGCTTCTCGAACAGCTTTGGATACTTCTACTAACAAACGGACACGATTTTCGGTGGAACCACCATATTCATCCATTCTTTCATTCGTATAATCGGTTAGGAATTGATCCAGTATGTAGCCATTTGCTCCATGAATCTCAACACCGTCAAAACCGGCCTCTTTAGCTCGAACAGCGGATTTTACAAAACCTTCAATTACTTCTGCAATATCTTCTTTTGTCGCTTCTTTCGGCACCGGAAAGGATCCTTCTCCTCCATAAATGCTTAATTTTTCGCCCTTTGGTTGAACGGGGGATGGACCAAGCGTCGTCTTATTAAAACGATTCCCTTGTGACAAGGCTCCAGCGTGCATTAACTGAATAAAGATTTTACTGCCCTCTTTATGAACGGAATCGGTAACCTTTCTCCAGGCTTGGACCTGCTCATTGTTAATGATTCCCGGTTGGTCCAAGTATCCTTGACTATATTTATCATCGGGATAGACACCCTCTGTAATAATCAGGCCAAATCCGCCGCGGGTAAATTTTGTGTAATAGGATACCATTTGGGCAGTTGCTGATCCTTCAGGTGTGGCACTTGTGCGTGTCATGGGAGCAACACCAACACGGTTATCTAATGTTACGTTTCCTAGCTTTACTTTTTCAAATAAAATTTTTTTGTCAGTCATGATAGAACTACATCCTTCCTAATACGTTTTTAAAGGGCTACTAATATATTTTATGCCCATTCCAAAATACTATTTGGATCTTGATAGTTTTTATCTGATTCTTCAACCGGTGAGTGATTTCGGTTAATCCAACACAAGTTACGCTCTTGTCCAATTTGAGATCACGTCTACTCCAGCAGCTTTTAGGGTTTTGTAAACGGGGCAACGATGATGTGTTTTTTCTTGTAATTCTTTGATTCTTGCTTCTGATTCCGTAGTTTTTATTTTTGCATCAACTGATACTTTTTCAAAATAGGGATGAACATCCGTATTTCCCATGAATCCTCGTGGGTCAAGTTCGCCTTGAATGTAAATTCAATACCTTTTAAATTGAAATCGATTTCCTTCGCAACCATATTGGTAACGACATTTTCACATCCGGCAAGTGCACCCAAAAGTGTTCCTAGTGGATTTGCACCAGTATCCTTTCCTCCCATGTTAGTAGGTTCATCAATAATCATTTGATCTAGCTTTTGTTTACATCCCTTGTGAAACAGCCGTAACTCGTTCTATAATTTTAGACATAAATGTTCTACCTCCCATTTTGGTATTACGGTTATTTTAATCTTTGGACAATATTCTATGCACAGTTTTGTACCTACCGTTAGGTATAAAAAGGAGTTTAACATCCTCCTTTATAATCCGCAAATAAAAACTCTTATTTAAGAAAGGTGGAACTGTTTACGAATGACATCAATGACATTGGTCAAAAATTGGATGTCCAACTGGTTCTTCATTAATAAAAGTCTCCCTTCAAGCATAGCAACCATCGCTTGAGCACCTTACTTGGGATCAATTTGGAGTTTATTTGGTTTTGTTTAATCATATCGTCTAAAACTGCTTCTATCGCCAATCAAATGATCAAAAAAAGGTTGAATCTTTAAACGAAAGGTTTCATCGTGTTCACACATTTCGATTGCTAAGTTACCAATCGGACACCCTGGTTTGTTTTCCATTCCAGCATGAAAAGTGATAGCCCACTCAAGCATCTTGTTTAATTTTGATTTCGGATTGTCTGTTGATTGGAGAATACCAGCAATTAATTGTTGATCCCACTCTTGAATCAGATCTCCGACAACTGCTAGTCCGAGTTTATATTTTGAGGAAAAGTAATGATAAAATTGTCCTTTTCCAACATGAGCAGCATGTGTATCGTCACCGGATTTCTTACTCTTAGTTATACAATCCTCTGATCCAAAGAGGAGAAATGTAAAAGCACCGTTCAAAACGGTATGGTTTTGACAGTGCTTTCGTACGGTTCTATGAATAGACATCCATTTAAGCAGGATGTTCGATGGCGTCCACTACTTTTTCGGCTGTACTTTTACTGGACTGCGGATTCTGTCCTGTTACTAGGTTTCCATCTCGAATCGAGTAGTCTGTCCAATTGCTACGAGAGGAGAAGATTCCACCTTTTTCTCGAAGCGTAGTTTCCAGCAAAAAAGGCATATGTTGATCCAATTTGACTTCCCGTTCTTCATCATCGGTGAAGGCAGTAATGTTTTTGCCCTTCACCAATGGGGTTCCATTTTTGAATGTGGCATTCACTAAGCCTGAAGGGCCATGACAAACAGCCCCAATGACCCTGCTATCTTCTGCAAATTGTTGCAAAATATAAAGCAAGGTTTCATTGTTGGGAAAATCATACATCGTTCCGTGCCCACCCGGCAGAAAAATCGCATCGAACCCTTGGGCGTCTTCTTTGCTTAATTTGATAGTGTGGGTTAATTCTTTTTCCGCTTCCTCCCATTTCGCATTCTTTTCAGCGGGCAGACTGCTTGGATCCAGCGGGACTTCACCACCCAAAATACTGGTGACTTTCACGTCGTAGCCTTTCTCTTTAAAGACGTTATATGGTACAGCAAATTCTTCCAACCAAAGTCCAGTTTTATGATCATCGGTGATTTTAGTATGGTTTGTCACCACAATCAGAATGCGTTTTGTATTAGCCATCAAAAAAAAACCTCCTTTATTCCAATTAATTCATACTACTTTCATCCATATTGTATAGATAATTTTTCAAAGAAGAGAAGGGATAATCACCCTCCATAGTATGTCTATGAAAGAGCAAATTCTTTCATTGTTTCTTCAGGGATGAAACTCCCCCCCAAAGTTTTGCAAACATATTCAACATATTTCTTCACCATCTCACCCGAAATAAGGATTATTTCTGCACTATAAACAGTTCGGCTAAAATCCTTTACAACACAGGAATATTATTAACCTTTATCCAGATTATACTCCTTCATTTTCTTTATACGCTAAATCATTGCAAACAAAAAAACCACCAGTTTGGACTCGTAAAAGTCTACTTACGGTTTTAATCCCCTCTTTTAGGCTTTTTCCATGTTCTGTCAATTAAAATTCCACTTTTAGCGGAACAACTGGGTAGACTTCTCGATTAACAATCTAGTCTTCTTCCAGTTCACACAATTGGTTAACAAGCATCCTTTGATTGATCCCTGGCATAAGAGCCTTCAATTACCAAATCGTTTCGTTCCTTCTCTTCCTAGATGCCATAATATTAGCTTTTTCATCCTACCGATAAGGGAAAGGGTTAATTCTTTTTCATAGTTAAACACCTTATCCTGCATTCATGCTATTTTATTTCTCCTCCATGGCTATTATCTTCAATAGTATACTTTTTAGCACTATGTAATATAAAAGTGCGTACTTTTAATATAATATCATACGTTGTATACTTGCATTTGTTCAGCGGTTGGGAACACCATTGATCCTTACTGCTGGTACAGATAATCCAATTTGGAAATATTACCGTAATGGGACTATATATACTTTGGAGATATT is a genomic window containing:
- a CDS encoding NAD(P)H-dependent oxidoreductase — encoded protein: MNKTTTKKQEIINAFQFRHATKKFDPIKNISNEDFQFILEAGRLSPSSVGWEPWKFLVVQNKQLREKMKQVSWGAQGQLPTASHFLIILARRGLRYDSDYVKHLNKKVKKLPDDVIARITPRYKEFQESDLHLFESDRTLFDWTSKQTYIALGNMMTAAALIGIDSCPIEGFNYDKVHNILEEEGLLENGKFDISVMVAFGYRAAEPKRPKSRQSIEDIVQWIN
- a CDS encoding TetR/AcrR family transcriptional regulator, which encodes MSIHRTVRKHCQNHTVLNGAFTFLLFGSEDCITKSKKSGDDTHAAHVGKGQFYHYFSSKYKLGLAVVGDLIQEWDQQLIAGILQSTDNPKSKLNKMLEWAITFHAGMENKPGCPIGNLAIEMCEHDETFRLKIQPFFDHLIGDRSSFRRYD
- a CDS encoding OsmC family protein; the encoded protein is MIIDEPTNMGGKDTGANPLGTLLGALAGCENVVTNMVAKEIDFNLKGIEFTFKANLTHEDSWEIRMFIPILKKYQLMQK
- a CDS encoding type 1 glutamine amidotransferase domain-containing protein; its protein translation is MANTKRILIVVTNHTKITDDHKTGLWLEEFAVPYNVFKEKGYDVKVTSILGGEVPLDPSSLPAEKNAKWEEAEKELTHTIKLSKEDAQGFDAIFLPGGHGTMYDFPNNETLLYILQQFAEDSRVIGAVCHGPSGLVNATFKNGTPLVKGKNITAFTDDEEREVKLDQHMPFLLETTLREKGGIFSSRSNWTDYSIRDGNLVTGQNPQSSKSTAEKVVDAIEHPA
- a CDS encoding NADH:flavin oxidoreductase, which encodes MTDKKILFEKVKLGNVTLDNRVGVAPMTRTSATPEGSATAQMVSYYTKFTRGGFGLIITEGVYPDDKYSQGYLDQPGIINNEQVQAWRKVTDSVHKEGSKIFIQLMHAGALSQGNRFNKTTLGPSPVQPKGEKLSIYGGEGSFPVPKEATKEDIAEVIEGFVKSAVRAKEAGFDGVEIHGANGYILDQFLTDYTNERMDEYGGSTENRVRLLVEVSKAVREAVGNEFTIGIRISQGKVNDYQHKWAGKEKDAEIIFGQLGSAGLDYIHVTEYEAWQPAFSKGEGTVATESAFGDHGASLAALAKKYGGLPVLANGHLEDPARAQEIIEKGEADVVTIGRGALANGDWVKKVKNGKPLEEFVPEKVLSPDAKIKDFEA
- a CDS encoding OsmC family protein; this encodes MGNTDVHPYFEKVSVDAKIKTTESEARIKELQEKTHHRCPVYKTLKAAGVDVISNWTRA